A genomic segment from Chitinophaga flava encodes:
- a CDS encoding CTP synthase → MAKYIFVTGGVTSSLGKGIIAASLAKLLQARGFRVTIQKFDPYINVDPGTLNPYEHGECYVTEDGAETDLDLGHYERFLNTPTSQANNVTTGRIYQTVINKEREGAYLGKTVQVIPHITDEIKRRILLLGKDGKYDIVITELGGTVGDIESLPYIEAVRQLQWELGEEDCLVVHLTLIPYLRAAKELKTKPTQHSVRLLSEYGVHPDIIVCRTEEPMYRDLKKKIALFCNVQVDAVIEANDVPTIYEVPLEMMREKLDVSVLKRLNLPVEKEPELSKWREFLDKLKYPKSKVTIGLIGKYVELQDAYKSILESFIHAGSLNECKVIVQNIHSEHLTPENVCEKLKNLDGLLVAPGFGHRGIEGKITAIQYARENNLPFFGICLGMQMSVVEFARNVLGWKDAHSVEMNPDTAHPVINLMEEQKKITAKGGTMRLGAYACELKPGSKAAEIYGGAAVISERHRHRYEFNNEYLEQIEKAGMMPSGKNPESGLVEMIEIPGHPFFVGSQFHPELKSTVESPAPLFVSFIKAAKQYAENKNGKTKLAEEKIAQ, encoded by the coding sequence ATGGCAAAATATATCTTCGTTACGGGAGGTGTTACTTCCTCTTTGGGTAAAGGAATTATAGCTGCTTCGCTGGCAAAACTGTTGCAGGCACGCGGCTTTAGAGTGACTATTCAGAAGTTCGATCCATATATCAACGTGGATCCGGGAACGTTAAACCCTTATGAGCACGGGGAATGTTACGTAACAGAAGATGGCGCCGAAACCGATCTGGACCTGGGGCACTACGAGCGCTTCCTGAACACGCCTACTTCTCAGGCTAACAACGTTACTACTGGTCGTATTTACCAGACTGTTATCAACAAGGAAAGAGAAGGCGCCTACCTGGGCAAAACTGTACAGGTAATCCCGCACATCACCGACGAAATCAAACGTCGTATCCTCCTGTTGGGTAAAGATGGCAAATATGATATCGTGATCACTGAGCTGGGCGGTACCGTGGGTGATATCGAATCACTCCCTTATATCGAGGCTGTTCGTCAGTTGCAATGGGAACTGGGTGAAGAAGACTGTCTGGTAGTACACCTGACACTGATTCCCTACCTGCGTGCGGCTAAAGAACTGAAAACCAAGCCTACACAGCACTCTGTACGTTTGCTGAGCGAATACGGTGTGCATCCTGATATCATTGTATGCCGTACGGAAGAACCGATGTACCGCGATCTGAAGAAAAAAATCGCCCTGTTCTGTAATGTGCAGGTAGATGCGGTAATCGAGGCTAACGACGTGCCTACTATTTATGAAGTGCCATTGGAAATGATGCGCGAGAAACTGGATGTTTCCGTTCTGAAAAGACTGAACCTGCCAGTGGAAAAAGAGCCTGAACTGTCTAAATGGCGCGAATTCCTGGACAAACTCAAATATCCTAAATCCAAAGTGACCATCGGTCTGATTGGTAAATATGTAGAGTTACAGGATGCTTACAAGTCTATTCTTGAATCATTTATACATGCTGGCTCTCTCAATGAGTGCAAGGTGATTGTACAGAATATCCACTCCGAGCACCTTACACCGGAGAACGTATGTGAGAAACTGAAAAACCTCGATGGTTTGTTGGTTGCTCCCGGTTTTGGCCACCGTGGTATTGAAGGTAAAATCACAGCTATTCAGTATGCCCGCGAAAACAACCTGCCTTTCTTTGGTATCTGTCTGGGTATGCAGATGAGCGTGGTGGAATTTGCCCGCAACGTACTGGGTTGGAAAGATGCGCACTCCGTGGAAATGAACCCCGACACTGCACATCCGGTGATCAACCTCATGGAAGAACAGAAAAAAATCACCGCTAAAGGTGGTACCATGCGTCTGGGTGCTTATGCATGTGAGCTCAAACCAGGTTCCAAAGCTGCAGAAATCTATGGCGGCGCAGCGGTGATCAGCGAAAGACACCGTCACCGCTATGAGTTCAACAACGAATATCTCGAACAGATCGAAAAGGCGGGTATGATGCCTTCCGGTAAAAACCCGGAAAGCGGCCTCGTAGAGATGATCGAAATACCTGGACATCCGTTCTTCGTAGGGTCCCAGTTCCACCCTGAACTGAAAAGTACAGTGGAAAGCCCGGCACCGCTCTTTGTTTCCTTTATTAAGGCCGCCAAACAATACGCGGAAAACAAAAACGGTAAGACTAAACTGGCTGAGGAAAAAATCGCCCAGTAA
- the cobA gene encoding uroporphyrinogen-III C-methyltransferase: protein MQHIQPKLTLVGAGPGDPELITVKGLKAIQEARVILYDALSSNELLEYAPASCLRRFVGKRAGMHVYSQDEINRMIVKYALSYGSVVRLKGGDSFVFGRGQEEIAFAQQFGITAEVVPGISSAISVPGVNKIPVTARNVSEGFWVITGNTRHGNLSRDLDYAIQANTTVIILMGMSKLAEIAGIFNARGKGNTPAAIIQNGTLPNQQLGMGKVSDLVEIAAAHQLCNPAIIVVGEVVRFHENFAALQTRIVDELKIAV, encoded by the coding sequence ATGCAGCACATACAACCTAAACTTACATTGGTAGGCGCCGGCCCCGGAGACCCGGAACTGATAACCGTGAAAGGCCTGAAAGCTATACAGGAAGCCAGGGTAATCCTCTATGATGCCCTGTCCAGCAACGAATTGCTGGAATATGCTCCGGCCAGCTGCCTCCGTCGTTTTGTAGGTAAACGTGCCGGCATGCATGTTTATTCCCAGGATGAAATTAACCGCATGATTGTAAAATATGCACTCAGCTACGGCAGCGTGGTTAGACTTAAAGGAGGCGATTCCTTTGTGTTTGGCCGCGGTCAGGAAGAAATAGCCTTTGCCCAGCAATTTGGCATCACGGCAGAAGTAGTACCAGGTATTTCCAGTGCTATTTCTGTCCCTGGTGTCAACAAAATACCCGTCACCGCCCGCAACGTCAGTGAAGGCTTCTGGGTTATCACCGGTAACACCCGGCATGGCAACCTGTCCCGCGATCTGGACTACGCCATCCAGGCCAATACTACCGTGATCATCCTGATGGGAATGAGCAAACTGGCTGAAATAGCTGGTATCTTCAACGCCCGCGGTAAAGGAAATACACCGGCAGCCATCATTCAGAATGGTACCCTGCCTAATCAGCAGCTGGGAATGGGTAAAGTGTCTGACCTTGTGGAAATAGCTGCTGCCCATCAGCTGTGCAATCCCGCCATCATCGTGGTAGGAGAGGTAGTACGTTTCCATGAAAACTTCGCCGCCCTGCAAACAAGGATCGTTGATGAACTTAAAATTGCTGTATAA
- a CDS encoding precorrin-2 dehydrogenase/sirohydrochlorin ferrochelatase family protein, with amino-acid sequence MENQLFPVFFKLNRLHVLVVGGGNIGLEKAQAMLQNCPESNITIVALDFLPELEEIARRYPNVELIRKPFSCGDLLGKDLVVAATNDHALNYTIWEKAKGSKVLINVADTPELCDFYLGSIVQKGNLKIAISTNGKSPTVAKRLKQVLQDALPDTLDDVLNKLYIIRDKLKGDFTAKVKQLNNITDVLVKPNH; translated from the coding sequence ATGGAAAATCAGTTATTCCCGGTATTTTTTAAGCTGAACCGCCTGCATGTACTGGTAGTGGGCGGTGGCAACATTGGACTGGAAAAAGCGCAGGCCATGCTGCAGAATTGCCCGGAAAGCAATATCACCATTGTGGCCCTCGATTTTCTTCCTGAGCTGGAGGAAATAGCGCGTCGTTATCCCAATGTGGAACTCATCCGCAAACCTTTTTCCTGTGGAGATCTGTTGGGTAAGGACCTGGTGGTCGCTGCCACCAATGACCATGCGCTCAATTATACGATCTGGGAAAAAGCCAAAGGTAGTAAGGTGCTGATCAATGTTGCAGATACACCGGAGCTCTGCGATTTTTACCTGGGCTCTATCGTACAAAAAGGCAACCTGAAAATAGCCATCTCCACCAATGGCAAATCACCTACTGTGGCCAAACGCCTCAAACAGGTGCTCCAGGACGCCCTCCCTGATACTCTCGATGATGTACTCAATAAACTCTATATTATCCGGGATAAACTGAAAGGTGATTTCACCGCCAAGGTGAAACAATTGAATAATATTACAGATGTATTAGTAAAACCAAATCACTGA
- a CDS encoding acyl-CoA thioesterase, which translates to MTLTPKRAQDSLIQMTELVLPNDTNTFGNLMGGRLMYWMDIAAALACMKHCSAPVVTASVDNISFENPIKLGNVVHIEAKVSRAFNTSMEVHMRVWGEDPVQQYRYKSNEAFMTFVALDPNGNSRPVPSIITDTEEEKRLYEGALRRRQLRLILGGKMKPEDADELKALFFDK; encoded by the coding sequence ATGACTTTAACGCCTAAGAGAGCGCAGGACTCGCTCATACAGATGACGGAACTGGTTTTACCCAATGATACCAATACTTTCGGCAACCTCATGGGAGGCCGCCTGATGTACTGGATGGACATCGCAGCTGCACTGGCCTGTATGAAACATTGCAGCGCCCCCGTGGTTACTGCTTCAGTGGACAACATCTCATTCGAAAATCCCATTAAACTGGGCAACGTAGTACATATCGAAGCAAAAGTAAGCCGTGCCTTTAACACCTCCATGGAAGTCCATATGCGTGTTTGGGGAGAAGATCCGGTGCAACAATACCGCTACAAATCAAATGAAGCTTTTATGACATTTGTAGCCCTGGACCCCAATGGCAACTCCAGACCTGTTCCCAGCATCATCACTGACACAGAAGAGGAAAAAAGATTATATGAAGGCGCACTCCGCCGCCGCCAGCTTCGTCTGATCCTCGGTGGAAAAATGAAACCGGAAGATGCTGATGAGCTGAAAGCACTGTTCTTTGATAAATAA
- a CDS encoding HD domain-containing protein: MQNNQEIINATVAYVKATLEGAEGGHDWWHIHRVWRQSRHIAAQESVDMLIVELGALLHDIADSKFHNGDENIGPAKATAFMESQGLTPEVIAHVVNIIRYISFKGGFTDKTFYSPELGVVQDADRLDAIGAIGIARAFSYGGFKNRAIYDPTITPKPSASKEEYKNNTAPTINHFYEKLLLLKDRMNTNTGKQLAEERHRFMEIFLEQFYRENRDLYDTADVPDGRK, encoded by the coding sequence ATGCAAAATAATCAGGAAATCATTAACGCTACAGTGGCGTATGTTAAGGCTACCCTGGAAGGGGCGGAGGGAGGTCACGACTGGTGGCATATTCACCGGGTATGGCGTCAGTCACGGCATATCGCTGCACAGGAATCCGTGGACATGCTGATCGTAGAGCTGGGTGCATTATTACATGATATTGCCGACTCCAAATTCCATAATGGAGATGAAAACATCGGGCCGGCAAAGGCTACTGCCTTTATGGAATCGCAGGGCCTTACTCCGGAAGTGATAGCGCATGTGGTGAATATCATCCGGTATATTTCCTTCAAAGGAGGATTCACTGACAAAACATTTTATTCTCCGGAACTGGGCGTAGTACAGGATGCCGACCGTCTTGATGCTATCGGCGCCATCGGTATCGCCAGGGCTTTCAGCTATGGAGGGTTTAAGAACCGGGCTATCTATGATCCCACTATTACTCCTAAACCGTCTGCGTCCAAAGAAGAATATAAAAACAATACAGCCCCTACCATTAACCATTTCTACGAGAAACTGCTGTTGCTGAAAGATCGCATGAATACCAACACCGGCAAACAACTCGCAGAAGAAAGACACCGGTTTATGGAGATTTTTCTGGAACAGTTTTACCGGGAGAACCGTGATTTATATGATACTGCTGATGTTCCTGATGGGCGGAAATAA
- a CDS encoding DUF488 domain-containing protein — protein MLQIKRVYDEFSESDGYRILVDRLWPRGLTKERAHVDEWMKEIAPSETLRKWFNHEPEKYPAFRTKYMDELADEEKQTMLEAIRKKALHHRVTLVYGAKDDHHNQARVLMEVLKG, from the coding sequence ATGTTACAGATCAAACGTGTATATGACGAATTTTCAGAAAGTGACGGTTACCGCATCCTAGTAGACCGGCTATGGCCGCGCGGCCTTACCAAAGAGCGTGCACATGTAGACGAATGGATGAAAGAGATCGCTCCCAGCGAAACACTGCGGAAATGGTTTAATCATGAACCTGAAAAATATCCCGCGTTCCGGACAAAATATATGGATGAATTGGCCGATGAGGAGAAACAAACAATGCTGGAAGCGATCAGGAAAAAAGCCCTGCACCATCGGGTAACACTAGTTTACGGGGCCAAAGATGACCATCACAATCAGGCAAGGGTATTAATGGAAGTATTAAAGGGTTAA